One genomic window of Amphiura filiformis chromosome 3, Afil_fr2py, whole genome shotgun sequence includes the following:
- the LOC140147166 gene encoding craniofacial development protein 2-like: MSTTNVKRDMTLDSETPRPEGVSKATGEEVTDGICLGINDAVTLKPQGGVKADNPKENARRNLWKSTLKIATWNVRTMNLGKLDILTNELERNDVHLTGISEMRWTGKGHFTTLSKPMNMSVIQAYAPTSASSDEEIQQFYDQLQQAIDSIHKRDILVVTGDFNAKVGARSTNINM, from the exons ATGAGTACAACTAACGTAAAGAGAGATATGACACTGGATAGTGAGACCCCCAGGCCTGAAGGTGTCTCAAAAGCTACTGGGGAAGAGGTAACAGATGGCATCTGCCTGGGCATCAATGACGCTGTCACGTTAAAGCCGCAAGGAGGCGTGAAAGCTGATAATCCCAAGGAGAATGCCAGACGTAACCTCTGGAAATCAACATTGAAGATTGCGACTTGGAATGTTAGGACGATGAATCTGGGAAAGCTAGACATTCTAACAAATGAATTAGAGAGAAATGATGTGCACCTAACAGGAATTTCAGAGATGAGATGGACAGGAAAAGGACATTTCACCACACTAA GCAAACCAATGAATATGTCAGTAATCCAGGCATACGCACCCACCTCTGCATCAAGTGATGAAGAAATCCAACAATTCTATGACCAGCTACAACAGGCCATAGACAGCATTCACAAGAGAGACATTCTTGTCGTCACAGGTGACTTCAATGCTAAAGTTGGAGCAAGGAGTACCAATATAAATATGTGA
- the LOC140147167 gene encoding uncharacterized protein — protein sequence MAFNKAQHKKGEYAVEDRRPLLSREEKDEFTKHVYRFENLALEGGGSKGGAYVGAIRVLEEIGVWKNIRRFSGASVGAIVSMWAALGYDSYEIAKMFDVNLSEKCYDAFFGRASLPYNMLNHYGWHPGNKLMKWLGEAVAEKLGHPDATFADLYAKTGRELCIVVVNVNELGCLYCHVKTTPDMPIRIAAKMSSAIPGVVAPVRYIHHGTENLFCDGGLICNYPIHVYDGWYLSMKPKDNFLRRIPDLNDAVAAWDMSYKFGSESNKNTIGMLLYSEGEQEIFKVQLRERLHKYTTESNPYPDTKLARERANFKEKQTLMADKHKELVEAMMAFVTLLRKSDIDDSGTISRDELKNALGEGGSRFSDHQKELLFGKTPVDDLFDSLDKDGNGEITVLELTAFAEQKGMAVRKLFRGFESRKVTDMTGYFDAVVETLLLNMKRIFIRGEDLHRTIGIDTAYVDTLDFGMESADKQFLTQQGKLACMAFLRDHLARNIVEGD from the exons ATGGCGTTTAATAAAGCACAGCACAAAAAGGGAGAATATGCAGTAGAGGATCGAAGACCTCTTTTATCACGAGAAGAAAAAGATGAATTTACTAAGCATGTGTATCGTTTTGAGAACTTAGCATTAGAGGGCGGTGGTAGTAAAGGTGGCGCGTATGTCGGCGCTATCAGG GTTTTAGAAGAAATTGGTGTGTGGAAAAATATTCGAAGATTTTCTGGCGCAAGTGTTGGTGCAATTGTATCCATGTGGGCAGCTCTAGGGTACGATTCCTACGAGATAGCGAAGATGTTTGATGTCAATTTGTCCGAGAAATGCTATG ATGCTTTCTTTGGTAGAGCATCTCTTCCTTATAATATGTTGAACCATTACGGATGGCATCCAGGTAACAAACTAATGAAATGGCTTGGCGAAGCCGTAGCCGAGAAGCTAGGACACCCAGATGCAACATTTGCTGAC TTATATGCAAAAACAGGACGAGAACTTTGCATTGTAGTAGTGAATGTGAACGAGCTTGGCTGCCTTTATTGTCATGTGAAAACCACTCCTGACATGCCAATCAGGATCGCGGCGAAGATGTCTAGCGCAATTCCAG GAGTCGTTGCTCCTGTTAGGTACATTCATCATGGAACAGAGAATTTGTTTTGTGATGGCGGATTGATATGTAACTACCCGATACACGTCTATGATG GCTGGTATCTTTCAATGAAACCAAAGGACAATTTTCTTCGGAGAATACCAGACTTGAATGACGCCGTCGCCGCTTGGGACATGAGTTATAAATTTGGGAGCGAATCTAACAAAAATACTATTGGCATGTTATTG TATTCCGAGGGAGAGCAAGAGATATTTAAGGTGCAACTGCGTGAAAGGTTGCATAAATACACAACAGAATCCAACCCATATCCAGACACGAAATTGGCAAG GGAACGcgcaaatttcaaagaaaaacagACACTGATGGCTGACAAACACAAAGAGCTAGTTGAAGCAATGATGGCTTTCGTAACTTTGTTGAGAAAGAGTGATATCGATGACAGCGGGACGATTAGCAGAGACGAATTGAAGAATGCACTGGGAGAG GGCGGATCTCGATTCTCAGATCATCAAAAAGAGCTTCTATTTGGGAAGACACCAGTTGATGACCTGTTTGACTCTCTGGACAAAGACGGCAATGGAGAG ATTACTGTACTTGAATTGACAGCATTTGCTGAGCAAAAAGGAATGGCAGTGAGAAAGTTGTTTCGCGGATTTGAAAGCAGAAAGGTTACCGACATGACTGGTTATTTTGATGCTGTCGTCGAGACTTTGTTGCTGAACATGAAACGAATATTCATACGA GGAGAGGACCTCCACAGAACCATTGGCATTGATACTGCCTACGTGGATACCCTGGACTTTGGCATGGAAAGTGCAGATAAACAGTTCTTGACCCAG CAAGGGAAACTAGCATGTATGGCGTTTCTTCGTGACCACCTGGCAAGAAACATCGTTGAAGGCGATTAA